A single window of Streptomyces aquilus DNA harbors:
- a CDS encoding Fpg/Nei family DNA glycosylase produces MPEGDTVWQTANRLHNALAGQTLTRSDLRVPKFATADLTGRTVLDVTPRGKHLLTRIEGGLTLHSHLKMDGSWKVYAHGRRWTGGPAHQIRAILGNADRTAVGYRLPVLELLRTSDEDRVVGHLGPDLLGPDWNPDRALANLLADPARPLGEALLDQRNLAGIGNVYKSELCFLLGVTPWLPVGALPADRAAKLPALAKKLLEANRDRPVRTTTGRHGHDLFVYGRAGTPCLRCRTPVRIANQGDGSRERPTYWCPTCQTGPAPGVTSRPGAPYRTTN; encoded by the coding sequence ATGCCCGAAGGAGACACCGTCTGGCAGACAGCGAACCGCCTGCACAACGCCCTCGCCGGCCAGACCCTCACCCGCAGCGACCTCCGCGTCCCCAAGTTCGCCACGGCCGACCTCACCGGCCGCACCGTCCTGGACGTCACCCCGCGCGGCAAACACCTCCTGACCCGCATCGAAGGCGGCCTGACCCTCCACTCGCACCTCAAGATGGACGGCTCCTGGAAGGTCTACGCCCACGGCAGACGCTGGACCGGCGGCCCCGCCCACCAGATCCGCGCGATCCTCGGCAACGCCGACCGGACCGCCGTCGGCTACCGCCTCCCCGTCCTGGAACTCCTCCGCACGTCCGACGAGGACCGCGTCGTCGGCCACCTCGGCCCCGACCTCCTGGGCCCGGACTGGAACCCCGACCGCGCTCTCGCCAACCTCCTCGCCGACCCGGCCCGCCCCCTCGGCGAGGCCCTCCTCGACCAGCGCAACCTCGCCGGAATCGGCAATGTCTACAAGAGCGAGCTCTGCTTCCTGCTGGGCGTGACCCCCTGGCTCCCCGTAGGCGCGCTCCCCGCCGACCGCGCCGCCAAGCTCCCCGCGCTCGCCAAGAAGCTCCTGGAAGCCAACCGCGACCGCCCGGTCCGCACCACCACGGGCCGCCACGGCCACGACCTGTTCGTCTACGGCCGCGCCGGCACCCCCTGCCTCCGCTGCCGCACCCCGGTCCGCATCGCCAACCAGGGCGACGGCTCCCGCGAACGCCCCACCTACTGGTGCCCGACGTGCCAGACGGGACCCGCCCCGGGCGTCACCTCACGTCCCGGAGCCCCATACCGCACGACCAATTGA